The Cyclopterus lumpus isolate fCycLum1 chromosome 12, fCycLum1.pri, whole genome shotgun sequence genome window below encodes:
- the sdad1 gene encoding protein SDA1 homolog, protein MSGRNNNKLPNNLPQLQNLIKRDPQSYVEEFQQQYRHYQSNLQIFKLQPDKPNKELADLVMFLAQVAHCYLEQLSTFPQELSGLLMSHHTMIESDIRMTFCKALILLRNKNLIDPTSLLELFFELLRCHDKLLRKTLYTHIVADIKNINAKHKNNKVNTTLQNFMYTMLRDSNPLAAKISLDVMVELYKRNIWNDAKTVNVITTACFSKVTKILVAGLKFFLGKDENEKNDSDSDSEPEGPTVRDLKVRYSTGKKTCKNKKKMEKAMKVLKKHKNKKKPEVFNFSAIHLIHDPQDFSEKLLKQLEGSKERFEVKMMMMEFISRLVGIHELFLFNFYPFVQRFLQPHQREVTKVLLCAAQAAHPLVPPETIEPVIMTIANNFVTDRNSGEVMTVGINAIKELTARCPLALNEDLLQDLARYKIHKDKNVTMSARGLIQLFRSLNPKMLHKRDRGRPTEASGEAKIKDYGELEAKDYIPGAEVLEVEVEEGVKEGKEDDDGWESASMSDGGEDGDWVDVHHSSDEDTGEMAEKLQNMPVEERKAKAAVVSGSRLLTQDEFKKIRLAQLAKEINAAPGKGQKRANVDLDDEDENRGELLTLRNIEKLHKKPKEDKESRLATARAGRPERKDFVKKHTKLNPHASTSNREKRKTKNFMMMRHSQGVRSKGKRSFRDKQIALRDTLLKKKKQYK, encoded by the exons ATGTCGGGgcgaaacaacaacaagctgcCAAACAATTTGCCGCAGCTGCAGAATCTTATAAAAAGAGATCCGCAGTCATACGTAGAAGAG TTTCAGCAGCAGTACCGGCACTACCAGTCCAATTTGCAGATCTTCAAACTGCAGCCTGACAAGCCGAACAAGGAGCTGGCAGATCTTGTCATGTTTCTCGCTCAG GTTGCCCACTGCTACCTGGAGCAGCTGTCCACCTTTCCACAAGAGCTGTCCGGGTTATTAATGAGTCATCACACAATGATAGAGTCTGACATCAGAATG ACTTTTTGCAAAGCGCTGATTCTTCTGCGGAATAAAAATCTGATCGACCCCACCAGCCTCCTGGAGCTCTTCTTTGAGCTGCTGCGATGTCACGATAAACTTCTCAGAAAG acactgtacacacacattgtcgCAGATATCAAAAACATCAATGCcaagcacaaaaacaacaaagttaaCACC ACGTTACAGAACTTCATGTACACCATGCTGAGAGACAGTAATCCCTTAGCAGCGAAGATCTCTTTGGACGTAATGGTGGAGCTTTACAAAAGAAACATATG GAATGATGCCAAAACAGTTAATGTCATAACGACGGCGTGCTTCTCTAAGGTTACAAAG ATCCTTGTTGCCGGTCTTAAATTCTTTCTGGGCAAAGACGAGAATGAGAAAAATGACAGTGATTCAGACTCCGAG CCGGAGGGACCAACAGTCCGAGACCTGAAGGTGAGATACTCCACTGGCAAGAAAACCtgcaaaaacaagaagaagatggaAAAGGCCATGAAAGTCCTCAAG AAACATAAGAATAAGAAGAAGCCTGAAGTGTTCAATTTCTCTGCTATTCACCTCATCCACGATCCGCAAG aTTTCTCTGAGAAACTCTTGAAGCAGTTGGAAGGCTCCAAAGAGCGCTTCgaggtgaagatgatgatgatggagttCATATCCAGACTGGTGGGAATCCACGAG ctcttcctcttcaaTTTCTATCCCTTTGTTCAGAGGTTTCTACAGCCCCATCAAAGAG AGGTGACAAAGGTTCTCCTGTGTGCCGCCCAGGCTGCCCATCCACTGGTCCCACCAGAG ACCATCGAACCTGTAATCATGACCATCGCCAACAACTTTGTGACAGACAGAAACTCTGGGGAGGTTATGACTGTGGG CATCAATGCCATCAAAGAACTGACAGCCCGCTGTCCGCTCGCCCTCAATGAAGACTTGCTGCAGGACCTGGCTCGGTACAAGATCCACAAGGACAAGA ATGTGACGATGTCTGCGAGGGGACTGATCCAGCTGTTCAGGAGTCTTAACCCAAAGATGCTACACAAGAGGGACAGG GGGAGACCCACTGAAGCATCAGGAGAGGCCAAGATCAAAGACTACGGAGAGTTGGAGGCTAAAGATTACATTCCTGGAGCTGAAGtcctggaggtggaggtggaggagggggtcaAAGAGGGAAAGGAAGACGATG ATGGCTGGGAGAGCGCCAGTATGAGTGATGGTGGTGAAGATGGGGACTGGGTGGATGTTCACCACTCATCTGATGAAGACACAGGAGAAATG gcgGAGAAGCTTCAGAATATGCCAGTCGAGGAAAGAAAAGCCAAAGCGGCGGTGGTCAGCGGCAGCAGGCTCCTCACTCAAGATGAATTCAAGAAGATCCGTTTGGCACAGCTGGCCAAGGAGATCAACGCTGCACCAGGCAAGGGCCAGAAGAGGGCAAACGTGGACCTCGACGATGAAGACGAGAACAG AGGAGAGCTGCTGACCTTGAGGAATATTGAGAAACTGCATAAGAAGCCAAAAGAAGACAAGGAATCGCGCCTGGCTACAGCAAGG GCGGGGCGGCCAGAGCGGAAGGATTTTGTCAAGAAGCACACCAAGCTGAACCCACACGCCAGCACCAGCaacagggagaagaggaagacgaagaaCTTCATGATGATGAGACACAGTCAGGGGGTTAGAAGCAAAGGCAAACGCTCCTTCAGAGACAAACAG ATTGCTCTACGGGACACACTcctgaaaaagaagaagcagtaCAAGTAG